The following proteins come from a genomic window of Microbacterium sp. SY138:
- the trxB gene encoding thioredoxin-disulfide reductase: MRQVIIIGSGPAGFTAAIYAARANLKPLLIASSVEVGGELMNTTEVENYPGFPEGIQGPELMAKFQEQAEKFGTEVVYDDVTELQLDGPVKKVILGSGAEHETQSLIYATGSAYRKLGIEGEERLSGYGVSWCATCDGFFFREKTIAVVGGGDSAMEEATFLTRFADKVYVIHRKDTLRASKIMQERAFANEKIEFVWNSEVAEVLGGDSVTGVQLRSTVDGTLSDLPLDGLFIAIGNDPRTHLVHDKLELTSEGTIWVDGRSSKTSVPGVFAAGDVIDPTYRQAITAAGTGTVAALDAEHFLADFEDASVEVPAAEAAEILTASA; the protein is encoded by the coding sequence ATGCGTCAGGTCATCATCATCGGCTCCGGCCCCGCCGGATTCACGGCTGCCATCTACGCGGCCAGGGCGAACCTCAAGCCGCTGCTCATCGCGAGCTCCGTCGAGGTCGGCGGCGAGCTGATGAACACCACCGAGGTCGAGAACTACCCGGGCTTCCCCGAAGGCATCCAGGGCCCCGAACTCATGGCCAAGTTCCAGGAGCAGGCGGAGAAGTTCGGCACCGAGGTCGTCTACGACGACGTCACCGAGCTGCAGCTCGACGGTCCCGTCAAGAAGGTTATCCTCGGCAGCGGTGCGGAGCACGAGACGCAGTCCCTGATCTACGCGACCGGTTCCGCCTACCGCAAGCTCGGCATCGAAGGTGAAGAGCGCCTCTCGGGCTACGGCGTCTCCTGGTGTGCCACGTGCGACGGGTTCTTCTTCCGCGAGAAGACGATCGCGGTCGTCGGAGGCGGCGATTCCGCGATGGAAGAGGCCACGTTCCTCACCCGTTTCGCCGACAAGGTCTACGTCATCCACCGCAAGGACACCCTGCGAGCGTCGAAGATCATGCAGGAGCGCGCCTTCGCGAACGAGAAGATCGAGTTCGTCTGGAACAGTGAGGTCGCCGAGGTGCTCGGTGGTGACTCCGTGACCGGCGTGCAGCTGCGCTCGACCGTTGACGGCACCCTCAGCGACCTCCCGCTCGACGGACTCTTCATCGCCATCGGCAACGACCCGCGCACGCACCTCGTGCACGACAAGCTCGAGCTGACGTCGGAAGGCACCATCTGGGTCGACGGCCGTTCGTCGAAGACCTCGGTTCCCGGAGTCTTCGCTGCCGGCGACGTCATCGACCCCACCTATCGTCAGGCCATCACGGCTGCCGGCACGGGGACGGTCGCCGCTCTCGACGCGGAGCACTTCCTCGCAGACTTCGAAGACGCCTCCGTCGAGGTCCCGGCAGCCGAGGCCGCTGAGATCCTCACCGCCTCGGCATAG
- a CDS encoding dihydrofolate reductase family protein — translation MTRVRVDLNISLDGFATTTDQTPENPFGEDWGRLTAAYTATRTFHERVFHDTSGAGTTGVDEKYASHYFENIGAEIMGAGMFGLHANQDDPDWRGWWGEEPPFQAPVFVLTHTPRPSIEFANGTSFHFLSAEPEEALRKAVAAADGRDVRVGGGATTVREYLRAGLVDDLHVGITPILIGSGIRLWDDLRGFESGYRVTSEVAESGVTHITFSREG, via the coding sequence ATGACCCGTGTTCGCGTCGATCTCAACATCTCGCTCGACGGCTTCGCCACGACGACGGATCAGACTCCCGAGAACCCGTTCGGCGAGGACTGGGGGCGGTTGACGGCGGCATATACGGCAACCCGCACGTTCCACGAACGCGTCTTCCATGACACCAGCGGGGCGGGCACCACCGGCGTGGACGAGAAGTACGCCTCGCACTACTTCGAGAACATCGGCGCCGAGATCATGGGGGCCGGGATGTTCGGGCTCCACGCGAACCAGGACGACCCCGACTGGCGCGGATGGTGGGGAGAGGAGCCGCCGTTCCAGGCTCCGGTGTTCGTGCTCACGCACACCCCGCGTCCGTCGATCGAGTTCGCCAACGGCACGAGCTTCCACTTCCTGTCTGCCGAGCCCGAGGAGGCGCTCCGGAAGGCGGTCGCCGCTGCGGATGGACGCGACGTGCGCGTCGGAGGCGGGGCGACGACCGTGCGCGAGTACCTTCGCGCCGGACTCGTCGACGACCTGCATGTGGGGATCACGCCGATCCTGATCGGCAGCGGGATCCGCCTGTGGGACGACCTGCGCGGGTTCGAGTCGGGCTACCGCGTGACCTCGGAGGTCGCCGAGTCCGGTGTCACGCACATCACGTTCTCCCGCGAGGGCTGA
- a CDS encoding methyltransferase, whose translation MSDTPAPHTDPLLVAALASDLDAADLRSAPLRRLWGEEADDALARGMREPILRAIAGDGGVLATLGRLLVLGMPQPRVAVAAALPQLGVDGLVALALAKADADTVTPTVLLRPQSFVDADGVGEWWIASDLDEVALDGPLPLDHVLGVGGASRTLAETIVPIQVDRALDLGTGCGIQALLVARRAGTVIATDISERALAFAELNARLNGVANIEFRHGSMFEPVAGEAFDLIVSNPPFVITPRMDGVPAYEYRDGGLEGDALVEQFVRSAPAYLTQHGIAQLLGNWESRAGITGLARLDAWVPSDIDLWVIEREELSPLGYAELWIRDGGTTPRDPAFTPLLTAWLDDFAARGVTSVGFGYVLMRRGSTPPLRRTERIAQPVSNVGAALGTGLAAHDALADGLPATLVTAPDVTEARHLLPGNDDPSVIELRQGGGFARTVNVDPALAGFVGACDGELTVVQIVSALADLFEVPLPDLWAEIEPRIRSLVLDGILVPGE comes from the coding sequence GTGTCCGACACCCCCGCACCCCACACCGACCCGCTTCTCGTCGCCGCACTCGCTTCTGATCTCGACGCCGCCGACCTGCGTTCCGCGCCCCTTCGCCGACTGTGGGGCGAGGAGGCCGACGATGCCCTCGCCCGCGGGATGAGAGAGCCTATCCTGCGCGCGATCGCCGGTGACGGGGGCGTGCTGGCGACCCTGGGACGCCTCCTGGTGCTCGGCATGCCGCAGCCGCGGGTGGCGGTCGCCGCCGCATTGCCGCAGCTCGGCGTGGACGGGCTCGTGGCGCTCGCACTCGCGAAAGCCGATGCCGATACCGTGACCCCGACCGTCCTGCTGCGTCCACAGTCGTTCGTAGACGCCGACGGCGTCGGGGAGTGGTGGATCGCCAGCGACCTCGATGAGGTCGCGCTCGACGGCCCTCTTCCTCTCGACCACGTGCTCGGGGTCGGCGGGGCGTCGCGCACTCTCGCCGAGACGATCGTTCCCATCCAGGTCGATCGCGCGCTCGATCTGGGGACCGGGTGCGGGATCCAGGCGCTCCTCGTCGCCCGTCGGGCCGGCACCGTGATCGCGACCGACATCTCGGAGCGCGCCCTGGCCTTCGCGGAACTCAACGCCCGCCTCAACGGCGTGGCCAACATCGAGTTCCGACACGGCAGCATGTTCGAGCCCGTCGCGGGCGAGGCCTTCGACCTGATCGTCTCCAACCCGCCGTTCGTCATCACCCCCCGGATGGACGGCGTCCCGGCGTACGAATACCGCGACGGCGGACTGGAGGGAGACGCGCTCGTCGAGCAGTTCGTGCGGAGCGCACCCGCGTATCTGACGCAGCACGGCATCGCCCAGCTGCTCGGCAATTGGGAGTCGCGGGCCGGGATCACGGGCCTCGCACGTCTCGACGCGTGGGTGCCGAGCGACATCGACCTCTGGGTGATCGAACGCGAGGAGCTGTCGCCGCTCGGCTACGCGGAGTTGTGGATCCGTGACGGCGGCACCACACCCCGCGACCCTGCATTCACCCCGTTGCTGACCGCCTGGCTTGACGACTTCGCCGCGCGAGGGGTGACGTCGGTCGGATTCGGCTACGTACTGATGCGGCGAGGCTCGACGCCTCCGCTTCGCCGTACGGAGCGCATCGCCCAGCCGGTCTCCAACGTCGGTGCCGCTCTCGGTACCGGGCTGGCCGCGCACGACGCCCTCGCCGACGGGCTTCCTGCAACGCTGGTGACGGCACCCGATGTCACCGAGGCCCGGCACCTGCTTCCGGGCAACGACGACCCGAGCGTCATCGAGCTGCGACAGGGCGGCGGCTTCGCCCGGACGGTGAACGTGGATCCCGCGCTCGCCGGGTTCGTGGGCGCGTGCGACGGCGAGCTCACCGTGGTGCAGATCGTCTCGGCGCTGGCCGACCTCTTCGAGGTTCCGCTCCCGGATCTGTGGGCCGAGATCGAGCCACGCATCCGGTCACTCGTGCTCGACGGCATCCTGGTACCGGGGGAATAG
- a CDS encoding GNAT family acetyltransferase, with amino-acid sequence MRIRPFQPEDTDAVVALWETAGLTRPWNDPLQDIARKATVQPHLFVVAEDETGRILGSVMAGYDGHRGWMNYLATNLDARGLGVGRALVAHVEAGLRDLGCPKVNLQVRTGNAQVVEFYRRLGYEIDDTVDLGKRLIADV; translated from the coding sequence GTGCGCATCCGACCGTTCCAGCCCGAAGACACCGATGCCGTCGTGGCCCTGTGGGAGACCGCAGGTCTCACGAGACCGTGGAACGACCCGCTTCAGGACATCGCCCGCAAGGCGACAGTGCAGCCGCATCTCTTCGTGGTGGCGGAGGACGAGACAGGGCGGATCCTCGGTTCGGTCATGGCCGGCTACGACGGACATCGCGGGTGGATGAACTATCTCGCCACGAATCTCGATGCACGAGGGCTCGGGGTGGGCAGGGCACTCGTCGCCCACGTCGAGGCCGGTCTGCGCGATCTGGGCTGCCCCAAGGTGAACCTGCAGGTGCGGACGGGGAACGCCCAGGTCGTCGAGTTCTACCGACGCCTCGGCTACGAGATCGACGACACGGTCGACCTGGGCAAGAGGCTCATCGCCGACGTGTAG
- the murJ gene encoding murein biosynthesis integral membrane protein MurJ, translating to MSSLGRASAIIGAGTLVSRLTGLLRSIVLVGVIGSYKSGPADAFAAANTLPNSVFSLISVGILTAVIVPQIVKAAADADGGNAFISKLFTLGTVVLVAVTAIATIAAPWLIQLVAGGLSPTTQALATALAYWCLPQILFYGLYALLGEALNARRIFGPFTWAPVVNNIVSIIGFLVLGWVFSPVSRVSADWTPDMIATLGGTATLGIAIQALVLLLFWRRTGLSLRPDFRWRGVGLGGVGKLAGWTFLMAFASLAAGILQGRIVSAASGTGASLAVTGNAWLIFMLPYSVIVLSIGTPYFTQISEHAAAGRHDEVRADISRSIRTLLFFIVAAVAAVAAAAIPASRVFTESAPDAQGAALVLLCYLLSLIPLTILFIVQRTFYAYDDTRTPFWFTIFQCVLIVVTALAAAALLSADVIPLTQLAAAVALGQSIASTLQTIVATWLLHRKIGGLGVASWMIAILRFAIAGLPAGLAGWGVFQLLGGTTGWATSGVIPATLGTAIIGLIVVIVYIAILAALRAPELKAGSALIRRFLPGR from the coding sequence TTGAGTAGTCTCGGCCGCGCGAGCGCCATCATCGGCGCCGGCACCCTCGTCTCTCGACTGACCGGCCTGCTCCGCAGCATCGTGCTCGTCGGAGTGATCGGCTCGTACAAGTCGGGTCCTGCTGATGCTTTCGCCGCTGCCAACACATTGCCGAACAGCGTGTTCTCGCTCATCTCCGTGGGAATCCTCACGGCGGTCATCGTGCCCCAGATCGTCAAGGCAGCTGCGGATGCCGACGGCGGAAACGCCTTCATCTCGAAGCTCTTCACGCTCGGCACCGTCGTACTCGTCGCCGTCACTGCCATTGCGACGATCGCGGCCCCGTGGCTGATCCAGCTCGTGGCTGGCGGCCTCTCTCCCACCACCCAAGCCTTGGCGACTGCATTGGCCTACTGGTGCCTCCCACAGATCCTGTTTTACGGCCTCTACGCGCTCCTCGGCGAAGCGCTCAACGCCCGTCGCATTTTCGGCCCGTTCACGTGGGCGCCCGTCGTCAACAACATCGTCTCCATCATCGGGTTCCTCGTGCTGGGCTGGGTGTTCTCGCCGGTCTCCCGGGTGTCGGCGGACTGGACCCCCGACATGATCGCAACGCTCGGCGGTACCGCGACGCTGGGCATCGCTATCCAAGCGCTCGTTCTTCTGCTGTTCTGGCGGCGCACCGGACTCTCTCTACGGCCTGACTTCCGCTGGCGCGGCGTCGGACTGGGAGGGGTCGGCAAGCTGGCAGGCTGGACTTTCTTGATGGCTTTTGCGTCGCTGGCGGCTGGCATCCTGCAGGGTCGGATCGTGAGCGCCGCCTCTGGGACTGGAGCCTCCCTCGCCGTCACGGGCAACGCATGGCTAATCTTCATGTTGCCGTACTCGGTCATCGTTCTCTCCATAGGTACGCCGTACTTCACGCAGATCAGCGAGCATGCTGCGGCCGGTCGTCACGACGAGGTACGTGCGGACATCTCCCGCAGCATCCGAACTCTCCTCTTCTTCATCGTCGCCGCGGTCGCTGCCGTCGCAGCGGCGGCGATCCCGGCCTCTCGTGTTTTCACCGAGAGCGCCCCGGACGCTCAGGGCGCGGCGCTGGTGCTGCTCTGTTACCTGCTCAGTCTGATTCCGTTGACCATCCTCTTCATTGTCCAGCGCACGTTCTACGCTTACGACGACACGCGCACGCCGTTCTGGTTCACGATCTTCCAGTGTGTGCTGATCGTCGTCACCGCGCTCGCAGCCGCAGCGCTCCTCTCGGCAGACGTCATTCCCCTGACTCAGCTCGCCGCGGCCGTCGCCCTCGGGCAGTCGATTGCCAGCACCCTCCAGACGATCGTTGCCACCTGGTTGCTCCACCGCAAGATCGGCGGGCTGGGCGTCGCATCCTGGATGATCGCGATCCTTCGTTTCGCGATCGCCGGGCTACCGGCAGGACTCGCGGGTTGGGGAGTGTTCCAGCTTCTCGGTGGCACCACCGGATGGGCCACCTCCGGTGTGATCCCCGCCACCCTCGGCACCGCGATCATCGGGCTCATCGTGGTGATCGTCTACATCGCCATCCTCGCCGCCCTGCGTGCCCCTGAGCTCAAGGCCGGCAGCGCCCTCATCCGTCGCTTCCTGCCCGGTCGCTGA
- a CDS encoding GrpB family protein: protein MVLVPHDPSWAAVFENIAVELRECGNPHWLVEHIGSTAIPGMDAKPIIDLAVRIADEDDFGRHRAGLEAVGWRLGSGVRSHRVMIFEQDGVRTRIAHFFGADEWADVNQRILRDWLLQHPDDVELYARAKHAAVGTALRGEGSYNDGKTAVIQNILDRARAARGLPSVSVHDKH, encoded by the coding sequence GTGGTTCTCGTTCCCCACGATCCGAGCTGGGCAGCGGTCTTCGAGAACATCGCGGTGGAGCTGAGGGAGTGCGGGAATCCGCACTGGCTCGTCGAGCACATCGGATCCACCGCCATCCCGGGCATGGATGCCAAACCGATCATCGACCTCGCCGTGCGAATCGCAGACGAGGATGACTTCGGGCGGCACCGAGCCGGTCTCGAAGCCGTGGGGTGGAGGCTCGGGAGCGGAGTGCGCAGCCACCGGGTGATGATCTTCGAGCAGGACGGCGTCCGCACGCGAATTGCCCACTTCTTCGGCGCGGACGAGTGGGCTGATGTGAACCAGCGGATACTTCGGGACTGGCTGTTGCAGCATCCGGACGACGTCGAGCTCTACGCACGTGCGAAGCATGCCGCCGTGGGCACCGCCCTTCGGGGAGAGGGCTCGTACAACGACGGGAAGACGGCCGTGATCCAGAACATCCTCGATCGGGCTCGCGCCGCGCGCGGACTGCCGTCCGTCTCGGTGCACGACAAGCACTGA
- the trxA gene encoding thioredoxin, with translation MSAKATSQATWEQDVLQADGPVLVDFWAEWCGPCRMVAPVLDEIQADNPDKITILKLNVDENPELAMKYQITSIPAMKVFHGGEVKTTIIGAKPKFALEKDLAAFIG, from the coding sequence ATGAGTGCAAAGGCTACGAGCCAGGCGACCTGGGAGCAGGACGTTCTGCAGGCCGACGGTCCGGTGCTGGTGGACTTCTGGGCTGAGTGGTGCGGTCCGTGTCGTATGGTCGCGCCGGTTCTGGACGAGATCCAGGCCGACAACCCCGACAAGATCACCATCCTCAAGCTCAACGTCGACGAGAACCCCGAGCTGGCGATGAAGTATCAGATCACGTCGATCCCGGCGATGAAGGTCTTCCACGGTGGTGAGGTCAAGACGACCATCATCGGCGCCAAGCCCAAGTTCGCGCTCGAGAAGGACCTTGCCGCATTCATCGGCTGA
- a CDS encoding DUF6049 family protein, which translates to MTAITPEHGFRARLRRLAGGTAVLAIALGAYTVALPSTAIAAGGSSSDDEQSIGFHVSAGLRGLVAPGSATTAMITLQNDTDSKLSGGQVQVELSKTPLTDEASVTSWLDEGEAPGDFATIGSETTAPLEADTSATATVFVPADTLSDLTPGVYPLRAELTGAKTASATDDRATAVAAAATSVLVVADSQTTQVGVLVPVTATPEGGALLSSDELAALTAPDGALTAQLDGVAGTTAVLAIDPSILTAIRVLGSSAPRSAQDWLTRLEALPNARFALQFGDADATAQAQAGLPALLQPTTLAPFLDPANFPQAPASVSSTDGPSATPGPSPSPTNTPQLPDDQELTAVEGALPRILWPDDDLGPDDLSSFTRYLGEGTTTVVSSAALGGQSAAHATLGGNDLLVTDTGLSESLSDVAAEADPLDRQRLLAEAAALLLLAEDRVAGAPLLVGLDRDENRDADALRDAISAADSIGFELSALRATPPVPAALTSQADPARATAVNELLADEGTLTAFASILTDPQVLLSPERIRILRTLAVGSSAKSFADGVEKHRKRTTETLAAVSIPPSSTIQLLTANADLPIAVRNDLPWPVTVQLFVSPTDPRLEVTPMTETVVEANSTKRVKVPVSARVGSGEVDLRLSLYSPTGVQIQGQQEIRVAVRAEWETIGLVIFGGLAVLLITLGVIRTVRRKRHEAAEEAEAEAELEKLDEVAAEAEVSTEDEVVVEAESDAPAPTTGDKTGDGRQIE; encoded by the coding sequence ATGACCGCGATCACCCCCGAGCACGGCTTCCGTGCGCGCCTGCGAAGGCTCGCAGGCGGGACCGCTGTACTCGCGATCGCTTTGGGCGCCTACACGGTCGCTCTCCCGAGCACCGCCATCGCCGCCGGCGGATCCTCCTCAGACGACGAGCAGAGCATCGGGTTCCATGTCTCCGCAGGTCTGCGGGGGCTCGTCGCCCCCGGTTCCGCGACCACGGCGATGATTACGCTGCAGAACGACACGGATTCGAAGCTCTCCGGCGGTCAGGTGCAGGTGGAGCTCAGCAAGACTCCCCTGACGGATGAGGCGTCGGTCACGAGCTGGCTCGACGAGGGTGAGGCTCCTGGCGACTTCGCGACGATCGGTTCCGAGACGACGGCGCCACTCGAGGCCGACACGTCGGCCACGGCGACGGTCTTCGTGCCCGCCGACACCCTCTCCGATCTCACCCCTGGTGTGTACCCGCTGCGCGCAGAGCTCACCGGCGCGAAGACGGCGAGCGCCACCGACGATCGCGCGACAGCCGTCGCGGCCGCCGCCACGAGCGTGCTGGTCGTGGCGGACTCCCAGACGACGCAGGTCGGTGTCCTGGTCCCGGTCACCGCGACGCCGGAGGGTGGGGCGCTGCTCAGTTCCGACGAACTCGCCGCGCTCACCGCGCCGGACGGTGCTCTCACCGCTCAGCTCGACGGTGTCGCAGGAACCACCGCGGTGCTCGCGATCGACCCGTCGATCCTCACGGCCATCCGCGTGCTCGGCTCCTCAGCGCCGCGGTCGGCCCAGGACTGGCTCACCCGTCTCGAAGCTCTGCCCAACGCACGGTTCGCACTGCAGTTCGGTGATGCGGATGCCACCGCTCAGGCACAGGCGGGGCTACCCGCACTCCTGCAGCCGACGACGCTGGCTCCGTTCCTCGATCCCGCGAACTTCCCGCAGGCACCTGCCAGCGTCTCCTCGACGGACGGACCGAGCGCGACGCCGGGCCCGTCCCCCAGCCCGACCAACACGCCGCAGCTTCCTGACGACCAGGAGCTCACGGCCGTCGAGGGTGCCCTTCCTCGAATCCTGTGGCCGGACGACGACCTCGGACCCGACGACCTCTCCTCGTTCACGCGCTACCTCGGCGAGGGCACGACCACGGTCGTCTCCTCGGCAGCGCTCGGCGGACAGAGTGCGGCGCACGCCACGCTCGGCGGAAACGACCTCCTGGTCACAGACACGGGCCTGTCCGAGTCCTTGTCCGACGTCGCGGCCGAAGCGGACCCGCTCGATCGCCAGCGCCTCCTCGCCGAGGCCGCTGCTCTGCTCCTGCTCGCCGAGGATCGCGTCGCCGGTGCCCCCCTGCTCGTCGGACTCGACCGCGACGAGAACCGCGACGCCGACGCGTTGCGCGACGCGATCTCGGCCGCCGATTCGATCGGATTCGAGCTGTCCGCGCTCCGCGCGACACCGCCGGTTCCGGCCGCCCTCACCTCCCAGGCCGATCCCGCTCGCGCCACCGCGGTCAACGAGCTCCTCGCCGATGAGGGCACTCTCACCGCCTTCGCCTCGATCCTCACCGACCCCCAGGTGCTGCTGAGCCCCGAGCGCATCAGGATCCTCCGCACGCTGGCCGTCGGATCGTCGGCGAAGTCCTTCGCCGACGGTGTCGAGAAGCACCGGAAGCGCACCACGGAGACGCTCGCGGCCGTGAGCATCCCGCCGTCCAGCACCATCCAGCTGCTCACGGCCAACGCCGACCTGCCGATCGCCGTGCGCAATGACCTTCCGTGGCCGGTGACGGTGCAGCTGTTCGTCTCGCCGACCGACCCGCGCCTCGAAGTCACCCCGATGACCGAGACCGTCGTCGAGGCGAACTCGACGAAGCGCGTCAAGGTCCCGGTGTCGGCACGCGTCGGCAGCGGTGAGGTCGACCTGCGGCTCAGCCTCTACAGCCCCACCGGCGTGCAGATCCAGGGTCAGCAGGAGATCCGAGTCGCCGTTCGCGCCGAGTGGGAGACCATCGGTCTGGTCATCTTCGGAGGTCTCGCCGTCCTCCTGATCACCCTCGGTGTGATCCGGACGGTCCGCCGCAAGCGCCACGAGGCTGCTGAGGAGGCCGAGGCGGAGGCCGAGCTCGAGAAACTCGACGAGGTGGCCGCGGAGGCGGAGGTGTCCACGGAAGACGAGGTGGTCGTGGAAGCCGAATCCGATGCTCCTGCACCGACGACTGGAGACAAGACCGGCGACGGGAGACAGATTGAGTAG
- a CDS encoding LLM class flavin-dependent oxidoreductase — protein sequence MKAFGFLSFGHYADVPGSVTRTAGDMLKQTIAIAEGADEIGVNGAYVRVHHWARQAASPMPLLTAMAARTKRIEVGTGVIDMRYENPFQFAEEAAALDLISDGRIALGVSRGSPETALRGYETFGYVDEEDTERGSVIAREKFDLFLRAIDGEGIAPGDPRMVGAGRYLAIEPQSPTLRDHVWWGSGSRPTAIETGRKGLNMMSSTLVTEATGQPFHELQREQIDLFRSAYKEAGHTGTPRVSVSRSVFPLVSDMDRAYFGLRSEENADQIGIIDGFRSTFGKTYAAEPDVLIEQLKQDEAVMAADTLMLTIPNQLGPEYNLHVLESFAKHVAPALGWKPNTEGPVQGDAI from the coding sequence ATGAAGGCTTTCGGATTCCTCTCCTTCGGGCACTATGCGGATGTGCCCGGCTCAGTGACCCGCACCGCGGGGGACATGCTGAAGCAGACCATCGCGATCGCCGAGGGCGCAGACGAGATCGGTGTGAACGGCGCATACGTTCGTGTGCACCATTGGGCGCGTCAGGCGGCTTCGCCGATGCCCCTGTTGACGGCCATGGCGGCGCGCACGAAGCGCATCGAGGTCGGCACCGGGGTGATCGACATGCGCTACGAGAACCCGTTCCAGTTCGCGGAAGAAGCGGCCGCGCTGGATCTGATCTCCGACGGACGCATCGCGCTCGGGGTGAGCCGCGGTTCACCCGAGACGGCTCTGCGCGGCTATGAGACCTTCGGCTACGTCGATGAGGAGGACACCGAGCGCGGGAGCGTCATCGCCCGGGAGAAGTTCGACCTGTTCCTGCGCGCGATCGACGGCGAGGGAATCGCCCCCGGTGATCCCCGCATGGTGGGCGCCGGACGCTACCTCGCGATCGAGCCGCAGTCGCCGACGCTTCGCGATCACGTCTGGTGGGGATCGGGCTCGCGTCCCACCGCGATCGAGACGGGTCGCAAGGGCCTGAACATGATGAGCTCGACGCTCGTCACCGAGGCCACAGGGCAGCCGTTCCACGAGTTGCAGCGTGAGCAGATCGACCTCTTCCGCTCGGCGTACAAGGAGGCCGGTCACACCGGCACACCGCGCGTCTCGGTCAGTCGCAGCGTGTTCCCGCTGGTGTCCGATATGGACCGGGCCTACTTCGGCCTTCGCAGCGAGGAGAACGCCGACCAGATCGGCATCATCGACGGCTTCCGTTCCACGTTCGGCAAGACCTATGCGGCGGAGCCCGACGTGCTGATCGAACAGCTGAAGCAGGACGAGGCGGTGATGGCCGCTGACACCCTGATGCTGACGATCCCGAACCAGCTCGGACCGGAGTACAACCTGCATGTGCTGGAGTCGTTCGCGAAACATGTGGCACCCGCACTCGGATGGAAGCCGAACACGGAAGGGCCCGTTCAGGGCGACGCCATCTGA